A genomic segment from Curtobacterium sp. MCSS17_007 encodes:
- a CDS encoding LysR family transcriptional regulator → MARVANDITLQQLRYFIEVASEGSISAAADLLYVSQPTMSAAMKDLEARIGRPLFTRSARGVVLTVDGVEFLGYARQVVEQVSLLEQRYVGRQASRRLLGVSAQHYSFAVEAFVRMVEGADADQYEFSLRETRTWDIIEDVRTLRSELGILYRNDFNRQVLGKLMRDAGVVFTPLFVAQPHIFVARRNPLAAQERATLDDLAELPRLTFDQGANNSFYLAEEILSTMSSKREIRVSDRATIFNLMIGLGGYTISTGLISDDLDPEIVAIPLDVDERIEIGWIAHSSVPLTEQAQAYLEELRAVVVSYGVELLGPH, encoded by the coding sequence ATGGCTCGCGTTGCGAACGACATCACCCTGCAGCAGCTGCGGTACTTCATCGAGGTTGCCTCCGAGGGCTCGATCAGCGCTGCGGCCGACCTGCTCTACGTCTCGCAGCCGACCATGTCGGCCGCGATGAAGGACCTGGAGGCACGCATCGGCCGGCCGCTCTTCACCCGCTCTGCGCGTGGGGTCGTGCTCACCGTCGACGGGGTCGAGTTCCTCGGGTACGCGCGGCAGGTCGTCGAGCAGGTCTCGTTGCTCGAGCAGCGGTACGTCGGCCGCCAGGCCTCGCGGCGGCTGCTCGGGGTGTCCGCGCAGCACTACTCGTTCGCGGTCGAGGCCTTCGTCCGGATGGTCGAGGGCGCCGACGCCGACCAGTACGAGTTCTCGCTGCGCGAGACCCGCACGTGGGACATCATCGAGGACGTCCGGACACTGCGCAGTGAGCTCGGGATCCTCTACCGCAACGACTTCAACCGGCAGGTCCTCGGCAAGCTGATGCGGGACGCCGGGGTCGTGTTCACACCGCTGTTCGTCGCGCAGCCGCACATCTTCGTCGCCCGGCGGAACCCGTTGGCGGCGCAGGAGCGGGCGACGCTCGACGACCTCGCCGAGCTGCCGCGGCTGACGTTCGACCAGGGCGCGAACAACTCCTTCTACCTGGCGGAGGAGATCCTGTCGACGATGTCGAGCAAGCGGGAGATCCGGGTGTCGGACCGGGCGACGATCTTCAACCTCATGATCGGGCTCGGTGGGTACACGATCTCGACGGGGTTGATCAGCGACGACCTCGACCCGGAGATCGTCGCGATCCCGCTCGACGTCGACGAGCGCATCGAGATCGGGTGGATCGCGCACTCCTCGGTGCCCCTGACGGAGCAGGCGCAGGCGTACCTGGAGGAGTTGCGGGCGGTCGTCGTCAGCTACGGGGTCGAGCTGCTCGGGCCGCATTGA
- a CDS encoding putative oxygenase MesX — protein MANDITFSISRTRFDEDYSPAENSRLTTNFANLARGEHRQQNLRNALALIDERCNDLAGDPDGDRYRVELDIVSVTMQFEDGGQVERFPLIEVLDVTIVDQHSGERHHGIVGNNFSSYLRDHDFAVRLPSASSLPADFGLLHGQLFQHFLRSDAFRSQFDAEPVVCISVSTSQTYRQTGFVHPVLGAEYAHEHSSLTDDYFGRMGMQVRYFMPPGAKAPLAFYSRGDVVSDYSDLQLIGTIATMETFQKIYRPEIYNANEVAPSVFRPTLEHDDWTSTGIAYDREERSRLGVTQGRWTEEHLVTPHRDFLDRWLADQTTPAGHNTLAEQPATRAALTH, from the coding sequence ATGGCGAACGACATCACCTTCAGCATCAGCAGGACACGCTTCGACGAGGACTACTCGCCCGCCGAGAACTCCCGTCTGACCACCAACTTCGCCAACCTGGCCCGCGGGGAGCACCGCCAGCAGAACCTCCGCAACGCGCTCGCGCTGATCGACGAGCGCTGCAACGACCTGGCCGGGGACCCGGACGGTGACCGCTACCGGGTCGAGCTCGACATCGTGTCGGTCACGATGCAGTTCGAGGACGGCGGACAGGTCGAGCGCTTCCCGCTGATCGAGGTCCTCGACGTCACGATCGTCGACCAGCACTCCGGCGAGCGCCACCACGGCATCGTCGGCAACAACTTCTCGTCGTACCTCCGCGACCACGACTTCGCCGTCCGTCTGCCGTCCGCATCCTCGCTCCCCGCGGACTTCGGGCTGCTGCACGGGCAGCTCTTCCAGCACTTCCTGCGGTCCGACGCGTTCCGGTCGCAGTTCGACGCGGAGCCCGTCGTCTGCATCAGCGTCTCGACGAGCCAGACCTACCGGCAGACCGGGTTCGTCCACCCGGTCCTCGGCGCGGAGTACGCGCACGAGCACTCGTCGCTCACCGACGACTACTTCGGTCGGATGGGGATGCAGGTCCGGTACTTCATGCCGCCTGGGGCAAAGGCGCCGCTCGCCTTCTACTCGAGGGGCGACGTCGTCAGCGACTACTCGGACCTCCAGCTCATCGGCACGATCGCCACCATGGAGACGTTCCAGAAGATCTACCGCCCGGAGATCTACAACGCGAACGAGGTCGCGCCGAGTGTGTTCCGCCCGACGCTCGAGCACGACGACTGGACGTCGACCGGCATCGCCTACGACCGCGAGGAACGCAGCCGCCTCGGCGTCACGCAGGGCCGATGGACCGAGGAGCACCTCGTGACGCCGCACCGCGACTTCCTGGACCGCTGGCTCGCCGACCAGACCACCCCGGCTGGCCACAACACCCTCGCCGAGCAGCCGGCCACCCGCGCTGCCCTCACCCACTGA
- a CDS encoding methionine synthase produces the protein MSTLLPTSIVGSLPKPSWLAEPERLWSPWLLEGDTLVEGKQDALRSAVHEQERNGIDIVSDGEQTRQHFVTTFIEHLDGIDQERKETVRIRDRYDAAVPTVVGAVSRPKPVFVDDAKFLRAQTDRPIKWALPGPMTMIDTLSDQHYKSREKLAWEFATILNQEALELQEAGVDVIQFDEPAFTVFHDEVQDWGVAALERAAEGLRAETVVHICYGYGIEANNKWKETLGAEWRQYEQSFPLLQQSSIDIVSLECIHSHVPLELVELIRGKKVMLGAIDVATEQVETPEEVAAVLRRALDHVDADKLIPSTNCGMAPLARGAALQKLGALSAGADIVRAELANVAVPAAL, from the coding sequence ATGAGCACGCTCCTCCCCACCTCGATCGTCGGCAGCCTGCCGAAGCCCTCTTGGCTCGCCGAGCCCGAGCGCCTCTGGTCCCCCTGGCTGCTCGAGGGAGACACCCTCGTCGAGGGCAAGCAGGACGCCCTGCGATCCGCCGTCCACGAGCAGGAGCGCAACGGCATCGACATCGTCAGCGACGGCGAGCAGACCCGCCAGCACTTCGTCACGACGTTCATCGAGCACCTCGACGGCATCGACCAGGAGCGCAAGGAGACCGTCCGCATCCGCGACCGCTACGACGCCGCGGTGCCGACCGTCGTCGGCGCCGTCAGCCGCCCGAAGCCGGTCTTCGTGGACGACGCGAAGTTCCTGCGCGCACAGACCGACCGCCCGATCAAGTGGGCGCTCCCCGGCCCGATGACCATGATCGACACCCTGTCCGACCAGCACTACAAGAGCCGCGAGAAGCTGGCGTGGGAGTTCGCCACGATCCTCAACCAAGAGGCGCTCGAGCTGCAGGAGGCCGGCGTCGACGTCATCCAGTTCGACGAGCCCGCCTTCACCGTCTTCCACGACGAGGTGCAGGACTGGGGCGTCGCCGCGCTCGAGCGCGCTGCCGAGGGCCTGCGCGCCGAAACCGTCGTGCACATCTGCTACGGCTACGGCATCGAGGCGAACAACAAGTGGAAGGAGACCCTCGGCGCCGAGTGGCGGCAGTACGAGCAGTCCTTCCCGCTCCTGCAGCAGTCGTCGATCGACATCGTCTCCCTCGAGTGCATCCACTCCCACGTCCCCCTCGAACTCGTCGAGCTCATCCGCGGGAAGAAGGTCATGCTCGGCGCGATCGACGTCGCCACCGAGCAGGTCGAGACGCCGGAGGAGGTCGCCGCGGTCCTCCGCCGTGCACTCGACCACGTCGACGCCGACAAGCTCATCCCGAGCACGAACTGCGGCATGGCGCCGCTGGCGCGTGGGGCGGCCCTGCAGAAGCTCGGCGCGCTCTCCGCCGGCGCGGACATCGTGCGGGCCGAGCTCGCGAACGTCGCGGTGCCGGCAGCGCTGTAG
- a CDS encoding alpha/beta hydrolase — translation MPLATQYLFANLDGIPAAKRDIASRAVLAVAVRDPERVYMLMGFGGQRVGRSDFEEQVDALQKAVDAADISVETLPGPETSKTAQLVGFGVHDGALVAALSLGDLDTANNVTVNVPGMESDVAGMGERVQAAEGLLREAHAVDRKQTYAVVSGVGYHAPSPLEVGAPNRSESGAAELASFVDGVFDSRPGDAPDTFTVAAHSYGSTTAVQGLQLTEHQVDSFVSYGSVGFPHGTEIGDVHAGHVYATAAKDDPLAPVGQWVGFANRADPLGFDGVQEFSSEAVEGARGVTGHDMWHDSDSDDVGYLSQDSTTLRTLAQIVAGGKMGP, via the coding sequence TTGCCGCTGGCGACGCAGTACCTGTTCGCAAACCTCGACGGCATCCCTGCTGCGAAGCGGGACATCGCGTCTCGAGCCGTGCTGGCGGTGGCGGTGCGGGATCCGGAGCGGGTGTACATGCTCATGGGCTTCGGTGGGCAGCGCGTCGGTCGGTCGGACTTCGAGGAACAGGTCGATGCGCTGCAGAAGGCCGTCGACGCGGCCGACATCAGTGTGGAAACCCTCCCCGGGCCTGAGACGTCCAAGACGGCGCAGCTCGTGGGATTCGGGGTGCACGACGGTGCGCTGGTCGCCGCCCTGTCGCTGGGGGACCTCGACACGGCGAACAACGTGACGGTGAACGTGCCAGGGATGGAATCGGACGTGGCTGGAATGGGCGAACGTGTCCAGGCCGCCGAAGGACTGTTGCGCGAAGCGCACGCTGTTGATCGGAAACAGACCTACGCCGTCGTTTCCGGGGTCGGCTACCACGCGCCGAGCCCGCTGGAGGTGGGCGCACCCAACCGATCGGAGTCCGGCGCCGCGGAGCTGGCCTCCTTCGTGGACGGTGTCTTCGACAGCAGGCCAGGAGATGCCCCTGACACCTTCACAGTTGCTGCGCACTCGTACGGCTCTACCACTGCGGTGCAGGGGCTCCAGTTGACGGAGCATCAGGTCGACTCGTTCGTGTCTTACGGGTCGGTCGGCTTCCCGCACGGGACCGAGATCGGGGACGTGCATGCTGGCCACGTCTACGCGACGGCCGCGAAGGACGATCCGCTTGCGCCGGTCGGTCAGTGGGTGGGCTTCGCCAACCGAGCTGATCCGCTCGGCTTCGACGGCGTGCAGGAGTTCTCGTCGGAAGCAGTCGAGGGTGCGAGAGGAGTAACGGGTCACGACATGTGGCACGACTCCGATTCGGACGACGTCGGGTACCTGTCTCAGGACTCGACCACGCTCAGGACGCTGGCGCAGATCGTCGCAGGCGGGAAGATGGGGCCATGA
- a CDS encoding PRC-barrel domain-containing protein, with the protein MITKSTIHEIENAPVKDRDGASVGKVAQVFPSTEDGSAAFVSVATGLLGGHTVLVPVEDATFDGTDLHVGYSKSAIKDAPSPGAGNTLTETQANAVRKHFGLSPAGKATGDMGDPRENLDQAGTGPAGADDTEGAGATPPA; encoded by the coding sequence ATGATCACCAAGAGCACGATCCACGAGATCGAGAACGCGCCCGTCAAGGACCGCGACGGCGCATCCGTCGGCAAGGTCGCGCAGGTGTTCCCCTCCACCGAGGACGGCAGCGCCGCGTTCGTCAGCGTCGCGACGGGGCTCCTCGGCGGGCACACCGTGCTCGTCCCGGTCGAGGACGCCACGTTCGACGGCACCGACCTGCACGTCGGCTACTCGAAGAGCGCGATCAAGGACGCACCCTCCCCGGGAGCCGGGAACACCTTGACCGAGACCCAGGCGAATGCCGTCCGCAAGCACTTCGGGCTGTCCCCGGCAGGCAAGGCGACCGGCGACATGGGCGACCCGCGCGAGAACCTCGACCAGGCCGGTACCGGTCCGGCGGGCGCTGACGACACCGAGGGCGCGGGAGCGACGCCGCCGGCGTGA